A window of Pirellula sp. SH-Sr6A contains these coding sequences:
- a CDS encoding O-antigen ligase family protein, translating into MKSNQELQNHENWVIQLPDRVTQFLLGLYWVMSQWNPCDSTSVSMGSSLYLILIGLALGFFTSIDRLLGESRHTISLPWKLAITGFFAWLLLATYQVFDRGNFRSATLGFWQSVSLLGVASAAYYQFTKPGRMESHLRWVLGTAAGTVLYALYQYLISMPRLREQFAANPDAILQGKGIVPGTGEAMQFANRLMSTEPMGPFALTNSLAGFIGPWLVVALGAIVWLCLPDTGPEGGGKRRSRHWTRRFPSYFLTLWLLVVLAAWTLVLTKSRTAWIASAVSCALLGLIAHPVVRRSWDRGSRYWSIAAPSLLGLFLIALYIFWRDPQLLTEAGKSLAYRMEYWRGAWQLIERSPWLGDGPLQFQDMYVRVKELSASETPADPHNMWMEIGVWAGLPTLVIAAGIGFGLLQRFALMPIQASLLAENHDRKEDKGLRRLKASDFGASFGLVSVVAFSFLSPELDTQLTALLFAGGCFYTYLTLASPTWERFVFENGMKIGLILCTFLGIHFLFSGGWMQPGNMNTAVIGAVLGFIGPTRRAMRREELYVWSPSIPLVAWIGLVGVFLIFFYGPENRLATWETDLAMGKWKSASSSEWETMLEVHPWAPQIPEEIAKHALGKSMDRRMGESARREWINLFLKADDAMRKRSPRSWNIAYQSAIWNRMLADESQANSELAATLVSRSSAASRETAAMYPSSIPVQLQYALFAFSDGDVEGAIEGWRQVDAIESTTPHADRKLAAATVYLPDRLHAGWGVDGNPSWGRDPSGFVRAEPAFARLRSSLQLSE; encoded by the coding sequence GTGAAGTCGAACCAGGAGTTGCAGAATCATGAAAACTGGGTCATTCAGCTCCCGGATCGCGTGACCCAATTTCTGTTGGGGCTTTATTGGGTCATGTCGCAGTGGAATCCGTGCGATTCGACGAGTGTATCGATGGGAAGCTCTCTTTACCTGATCCTCATTGGATTGGCATTGGGTTTCTTCACGTCGATCGACCGATTGCTGGGTGAGAGTCGCCACACTATTTCATTGCCTTGGAAGTTAGCAATCACCGGATTCTTTGCTTGGTTGTTATTAGCTACGTACCAAGTGTTTGATCGAGGGAATTTTCGATCCGCGACGCTAGGATTTTGGCAATCCGTTTCTCTCTTGGGGGTAGCGAGCGCTGCCTATTACCAGTTCACGAAGCCGGGACGCATGGAGTCCCATCTACGGTGGGTTCTCGGTACGGCGGCTGGAACGGTCTTGTATGCTTTGTACCAATACTTGATCAGCATGCCTCGATTGCGAGAGCAGTTTGCAGCCAACCCCGATGCCATATTGCAGGGGAAAGGGATCGTCCCCGGGACAGGGGAAGCGATGCAGTTTGCAAATCGTTTGATGAGCACTGAACCAATGGGGCCGTTTGCATTGACGAATTCGTTGGCAGGATTCATCGGTCCCTGGCTCGTGGTCGCGCTGGGTGCGATTGTGTGGCTATGTCTTCCTGACACGGGACCGGAAGGTGGAGGCAAGCGTCGGAGTCGGCATTGGACGCGGCGATTCCCTTCCTATTTTCTGACACTTTGGTTGCTCGTTGTCCTGGCAGCTTGGACGCTCGTCCTGACCAAAAGCCGTACGGCTTGGATCGCATCCGCGGTTTCGTGCGCTTTGTTAGGATTGATCGCGCATCCCGTGGTACGTCGTTCTTGGGATCGCGGCAGTCGTTATTGGTCGATCGCAGCACCGTCGCTCTTGGGTTTGTTCTTGATTGCACTTTATATCTTTTGGCGCGATCCTCAATTGCTCACCGAGGCGGGAAAGTCTTTGGCGTATCGCATGGAGTATTGGCGAGGCGCGTGGCAATTGATCGAACGATCGCCTTGGTTAGGAGATGGTCCACTCCAATTCCAAGACATGTATGTCCGGGTCAAGGAACTTTCGGCCTCCGAAACCCCCGCGGATCCCCACAACATGTGGATGGAGATCGGAGTGTGGGCGGGACTTCCTACCCTCGTGATCGCAGCAGGTATTGGATTTGGTCTTCTGCAGCGATTCGCCTTGATGCCTATCCAAGCATCTCTACTTGCCGAGAACCACGATCGCAAAGAGGACAAGGGGCTTCGGCGTCTCAAGGCATCGGACTTCGGCGCATCTTTTGGTTTAGTATCGGTGGTTGCCTTCTCCTTTTTGTCTCCCGAATTGGATACCCAACTGACCGCTCTTTTGTTTGCAGGTGGGTGTTTTTACACCTATCTAACCCTCGCGTCCCCTACGTGGGAGCGGTTCGTTTTTGAGAACGGCATGAAGATAGGGTTGATCCTTTGCACGTTTCTCGGGATTCATTTTCTGTTCTCCGGGGGGTGGATGCAGCCGGGGAACATGAACACAGCGGTGATCGGTGCCGTGCTTGGTTTTATCGGTCCCACTCGTCGTGCCATGAGACGGGAAGAGTTGTATGTCTGGAGTCCATCGATCCCGTTGGTCGCGTGGATTGGGTTAGTGGGAGTGTTCTTGATCTTCTTTTATGGTCCTGAGAATCGGCTCGCTACCTGGGAAACCGATTTGGCCATGGGGAAATGGAAATCGGCTTCTTCCTCGGAGTGGGAAACGATGCTCGAAGTTCATCCGTGGGCACCTCAGATACCGGAAGAGATTGCCAAGCATGCGCTGGGCAAATCCATGGACAGACGGATGGGAGAGTCAGCCCGTCGGGAGTGGATCAACCTGTTCCTCAAGGCAGACGACGCCATGAGAAAGCGGTCGCCTCGGAGCTGGAATATTGCGTATCAAAGCGCGATATGGAACCGCATGTTGGCCGACGAGAGTCAGGCGAATTCCGAGTTGGCTGCGACATTGGTGAGTCGGTCTAGCGCTGCGAGTCGGGAAACGGCTGCCATGTACCCTTCGTCCATTCCCGTGCAATTGCAATACGCCTTGTTCGCCTTCTCCGATGGCGATGTGGAGGGGGCAATCGAAGGATGGAGGCAAGTCGACGCGATCGAGTCTACCACGCCCCATGCGGACAGAAAGTTGGCAGCCGCCACCGTTTACTTGCCCGATAGGCTGCATGCGGGTTGGGGCGTGGATGGAAATCCGAGTTGGGGGAGGGATCCGAGCGGGTTTGTCCGCGCTGAACCGGCTTTCGCGAGGTTGCGTAGTTCGCTGCAATTGTCAGAATAG
- a CDS encoding DUF1573 domain-containing protein, whose translation MKTALILILLCVGLGFGIATSELSGRTAGLKHIYGVVEDMDAALAKSTQVEVADLAKIEVVGGTELDFGTMKKGTRRSHKFVFKNAGESTADVWFKASSCKCTVGKFEKATLKPGDTTEVELEWIVEGISSDFAQTATIGTSAPNQEEIKLTIKGRVGESLMFEPSMLDLGEFMSNESHEFKGRLFSFEEIPLDVPTASVGDSAISSKFSVSLEQPRKPEPGEFPNYDEARQVLEFKVTVNKGVPSGNINTNLMFVRHFKDGESESIPLKIIGRCINPIRIIAGNDYDEERDVLKMGNGTKKEGLKKSFLLAVKTNDYPDANITFKRVTPDAIVDKVRVMIGEPQVTKSQKIFPITIEIPAGTEPVELNGLFGKDFGKVVFDTNMENSPEESIFLQFKISE comes from the coding sequence ATGAAAACAGCGTTGATCCTCATTCTATTGTGCGTTGGGCTCGGTTTTGGAATCGCGACGAGCGAACTGAGCGGAAGAACCGCCGGGCTGAAGCACATCTACGGCGTTGTGGAGGATATGGATGCCGCGTTGGCCAAATCGACGCAGGTGGAAGTAGCGGATCTTGCGAAAATCGAGGTCGTGGGCGGAACGGAACTCGATTTCGGCACCATGAAAAAAGGGACTCGCCGAAGCCATAAATTTGTCTTCAAGAATGCTGGGGAATCCACCGCGGACGTTTGGTTCAAGGCGAGCAGTTGCAAATGCACGGTCGGGAAATTCGAGAAAGCGACCCTTAAGCCGGGAGACACGACCGAGGTTGAGCTCGAGTGGATCGTCGAAGGAATTAGCAGCGACTTTGCCCAGACTGCAACGATCGGAACATCGGCTCCCAACCAAGAGGAGATCAAGCTGACGATCAAGGGCCGGGTGGGCGAATCCCTCATGTTCGAACCATCCATGCTGGATCTCGGCGAGTTCATGTCCAATGAGTCGCACGAGTTCAAAGGGAGACTTTTCAGTTTCGAGGAAATCCCTTTGGATGTACCCACCGCTTCGGTCGGTGATTCCGCGATCTCGTCCAAGTTTTCGGTTTCGCTCGAGCAACCCCGAAAACCTGAACCTGGCGAGTTTCCCAACTACGACGAAGCGAGACAGGTGTTGGAATTCAAGGTGACGGTCAACAAAGGGGTCCCCTCTGGAAATATCAATACGAACTTGATGTTCGTCCGGCATTTTAAAGATGGCGAATCGGAGTCCATTCCGTTGAAAATCATCGGTCGATGCATCAATCCCATTCGAATCATCGCGGGCAATGATTACGACGAAGAGAGAGATGTTTTGAAGATGGGAAATGGGACAAAGAAAGAGGGTCTCAAAAAGAGTTTCTTGCTCGCGGTGAAAACCAACGACTACCCCGATGCCAACATCACCTTCAAACGGGTGACGCCGGACGCCATTGTGGATAAGGTTCGGGTGATGATCGGCGAGCCTCAGGTGACCAAGTCTCAAAAGATCTTCCCGATCACCATAGAAATCCCCGCGGGGACCGAGCCGGTGGAACTGAACGGGTTGTTCGGCAAGGACTTTGGCAAAGTCGTTTTCGATACGAATATGGAGAATTCCCCTGAGGAGTCGATCTTCCTCCAATTCAAGATCTCGGAGTAA
- a CDS encoding multiheme c-type cytochrome: MAKRQQSIEKRRFLRRAAILSLLIGASLGLPILTAAGDPPKRFFPGLGKGKLGNLWQGNKRPDLPSAPNSSTEKIAREKTVQAGERRSEESHEGEPVGIPVNTPQTQIPTNKVDRAQTSLQESATTAPPVNVATEAERNQVIAPDWKDPWAVFFVTGRQFGYMEPCGCTGLENQKGGLMRRDSLLEGIRNRGWNVIPLDAGNQVRSRGKQSEIKFDWTSKAFSMMGYGAVTFGEDDLKLSQDTLVYQLVSYAGDSNGSNGPLFVSANVSIFPDLDTTHKVIRVGNKKIGITGVLGDENASKLETVADSLTIKPAKESLAAVKKLLDAERCDFTVLLAHASLEESRLLAKSVPGFSMVITAGGYGEPTYRPELIPGTETQMVQVGTKGMYAGLVGLFNDAKEPLRYQRLALSSQFEDSPRMVELFSKYQDQLKAEGMERLGKRPQNHPTQREFVGSEKCGECHTAAYDIWKNTPHAHATDSIVEPPERSLPRHFDPECISCHTTGWNPQDFLPYKTGYESLEKTPHMTGNGCENCHGPGKNHADAESGDIEATKELLAKLRQEMQLPLAKAHDKCLECHDIDNSPDFHKDNAFEEYWEQVKHYGKD, encoded by the coding sequence ATGGCAAAACGACAGCAATCCATCGAGAAGCGACGATTCCTTCGGCGTGCAGCAATTCTCTCGCTCCTTATCGGAGCTTCGCTGGGGTTACCGATCCTAACTGCAGCCGGTGATCCGCCGAAGCGTTTCTTCCCGGGGCTTGGGAAGGGAAAGCTGGGAAACCTGTGGCAAGGGAATAAGCGTCCCGATCTGCCGTCCGCACCGAACTCGTCGACTGAGAAAATAGCGAGAGAGAAGACTGTCCAAGCGGGAGAGCGACGTTCAGAAGAATCTCACGAGGGGGAGCCGGTAGGGATTCCGGTGAATACACCTCAGACACAGATCCCCACCAATAAAGTGGATCGCGCCCAGACTTCGTTGCAGGAATCGGCAACGACAGCGCCACCTGTCAATGTCGCAACGGAAGCGGAGCGAAATCAAGTCATTGCACCGGACTGGAAAGATCCCTGGGCGGTTTTCTTCGTGACCGGGCGTCAGTTTGGATATATGGAACCGTGTGGCTGTACGGGGCTGGAGAATCAAAAGGGAGGACTGATGAGAAGGGATTCCCTCCTCGAAGGGATTCGCAATCGAGGTTGGAATGTGATTCCTCTCGACGCCGGAAACCAGGTCCGATCGCGAGGGAAGCAGTCGGAAATCAAGTTCGACTGGACTTCCAAAGCATTTTCCATGATGGGGTACGGGGCGGTTACGTTCGGTGAAGATGACTTGAAATTGAGTCAAGACACCCTGGTTTATCAGTTGGTTAGCTACGCAGGGGATTCGAACGGAAGCAATGGTCCTCTTTTTGTTTCCGCCAACGTCTCCATTTTCCCGGACCTTGATACGACACACAAAGTCATTCGTGTTGGAAACAAGAAGATAGGGATAACCGGAGTTCTCGGAGATGAGAACGCGTCGAAGCTCGAAACAGTCGCCGATTCGTTGACGATCAAACCTGCAAAGGAATCGTTGGCTGCGGTGAAGAAATTGCTGGATGCGGAACGATGTGACTTCACTGTCCTTCTCGCACATGCTTCGCTTGAGGAGTCGAGACTCCTAGCGAAGAGCGTACCAGGATTCTCGATGGTGATCACAGCGGGGGGCTATGGTGAACCGACTTACAGGCCAGAGCTGATCCCGGGAACGGAAACCCAAATGGTGCAGGTAGGCACCAAGGGGATGTACGCAGGGCTCGTCGGCCTCTTCAACGATGCAAAGGAGCCTCTGCGATACCAACGCCTGGCCTTGAGCTCCCAGTTTGAGGATTCTCCACGCATGGTAGAGTTATTCAGCAAGTACCAGGACCAGCTCAAAGCCGAAGGGATGGAGCGTTTGGGGAAGCGCCCCCAAAATCATCCGACGCAGCGCGAGTTCGTGGGCTCCGAGAAATGCGGCGAATGCCACACCGCGGCCTATGACATTTGGAAGAACACTCCGCACGCCCATGCCACCGATTCCATTGTCGAACCCCCTGAGCGATCCCTCCCCCGTCACTTCGACCCGGAGTGCATTTCCTGCCACACCACCGGATGGAATCCTCAGGATTTCTTGCCCTACAAGACAGGGTACGAGTCGTTGGAGAAAACGCCACACATGACCGGGAACGGGTGTGAAAACTGCCATGGTCCCGGAAAGAATCATGCGGACGCGGAATCGGGTGATATCGAGGCAACCAAGGAGCTTTTGGCAAAACTGCGACAGGAGATGCAATTGCCATTGGCTAAAGCCCACGACAAATGTTTGGAGTGCCATGACATCGACAACAGCCCTGACTTTCACAAGGACAATGCGTTCGAAGAGTATTGGGAGCAAGTGAAGCACTACGGTAAGGATTGA
- the hemG gene encoding protoporphyrinogen oxidase: MKRIAVIGAGISGLSCAWYLQREAPEAQVDVLEASSRVGGVIQTHNESPYLAELGADNIATLLPDALELVQELGLRGDFITPNPEHRFAQVVRSGRILPIPNGFSLMQPTQMDAILWSPILSWTGKLRVLSEYFIRPKTGDQDESVESFAVRRLGRECFDRLVEPIIGGIFTARAETLSMKATMDQFLRMEKEHGGLIRGALAKKRSEAKSDQSARKARGARYDQFLAPRQGMGWWMNALRERLTASVHLNVRVSEIEVRTDGRWALLGENLPDPNACYDAVCLSTPSWVSADLLIHTAPDVAALLDRIPYASSAVAILAIPKSEIRPEAMCFGVVVPKTESRDALAISLSSEKYPGRCTDDTVLARVFMGGAIRPELLDQTDEQLLQIARREIQALLGVTSLPRWQKLVRWNQAMPQYLVGHCELNQSIRDGLQRHPGVFLTGNAYEGVGIPQCIRLAKKTAQSIAQFVNG; the protein is encoded by the coding sequence GTGAAGAGAATCGCCGTCATCGGGGCAGGCATTAGCGGATTGTCATGCGCTTGGTATCTGCAGCGAGAGGCGCCCGAAGCACAGGTCGATGTGTTGGAAGCGTCGAGCCGCGTGGGTGGGGTCATCCAAACCCACAACGAATCTCCTTACCTGGCGGAACTTGGGGCGGACAACATTGCCACCCTCCTACCCGACGCTTTGGAACTGGTCCAAGAATTAGGTCTGCGCGGTGATTTCATCACCCCCAATCCGGAACACCGATTTGCTCAAGTCGTGCGTTCGGGGCGGATTCTACCGATTCCGAACGGGTTTTCGCTGATGCAACCGACTCAAATGGATGCGATCCTTTGGTCCCCCATCTTGAGCTGGACAGGAAAATTAAGAGTCCTCAGCGAGTACTTCATCCGACCCAAAACGGGCGATCAAGACGAAAGCGTGGAATCCTTTGCGGTCCGACGGCTCGGACGAGAATGCTTTGACCGATTGGTGGAGCCCATCATCGGAGGTATCTTCACCGCACGCGCCGAGACCCTCAGCATGAAAGCGACCATGGATCAGTTTCTTCGGATGGAGAAAGAGCATGGCGGTTTGATTCGGGGAGCCCTTGCGAAAAAAAGAAGCGAGGCCAAATCGGATCAATCTGCTCGCAAGGCGAGAGGGGCCCGGTACGATCAATTTCTAGCACCTCGGCAAGGCATGGGTTGGTGGATGAACGCCCTTCGCGAACGCTTGACGGCTTCGGTGCATCTAAATGTTCGCGTTTCCGAAATTGAAGTTCGTACCGATGGACGTTGGGCCCTTCTCGGCGAGAATCTGCCCGATCCGAACGCGTGCTACGACGCCGTTTGTTTATCGACCCCCAGTTGGGTCAGCGCTGATTTGCTAATCCATACGGCACCGGATGTCGCAGCCCTGCTAGACCGCATCCCGTATGCCTCTTCCGCCGTCGCTATCTTGGCGATACCCAAATCTGAGATTCGTCCGGAGGCGATGTGTTTTGGCGTGGTGGTCCCCAAAACCGAGTCCCGAGATGCGTTAGCGATCAGTCTATCCAGTGAGAAGTATCCTGGTCGATGCACGGATGATACCGTTCTGGCTCGCGTATTTATGGGAGGAGCAATCCGACCCGAATTGCTCGACCAAACAGATGAGCAACTTCTTCAAATCGCCCGCCGAGAGATCCAGGCATTGTTGGGCGTTACCAGTTTGCCGCGATGGCAAAAGCTCGTGCGATGGAATCAAGCGATGCCACAGTACTTGGTCGGGCATTGCGAGCTGAATCAAAGCATCCGGGACGGCTTACAGCGGCATCCTGGAGTCTTCCTGACGGGCAATGCCTACGAGGGAGTTGGGATTCCGCAATGCATTCGTCTGGCCAAGAAAACCGCTCAGTCGATCGCTCAATTTGTGAATGGCTAA
- a CDS encoding cytochrome c, giving the protein MFNTVPNRSRRHSLALLLVGGLCAVGCDQSANRIAQHEPNLLYSHSLEIAEDLPLEQPTRDAQDLLIEWFGTLNDPKLPPIFESDYPDLISLENLKMAAGMPPASAEPGATGLYRQQCASCHGESGQGRGPVAASQNPYPREFRHGIFKYKSTSRTGKPLKSDLKGILLEGLGDSQMPKFTKLSDKQLDALVDYVIFLSIRGEFERKLLYTAAYDLDLEEGRLYNASLKVAGAESPSPELKEQLDLAEELLIDIADSWAEAEDKVEEPEMPDFPLFGSETDENKAQLAESIEKGKKLFVGNDAACAKCHGESAKGDGPQAPDYDDWTKDWTAKIGIKPTDTEELLPLLARGGLKPQPLKPRNIVAGYFRGGREPIDLYRRIRYGIPGATMPAAALSQGEGLPGLTNDDLWHLVNYILSIAEIPAPAPAEGAVSVAPEAPATTAAK; this is encoded by the coding sequence ATGTTCAACACCGTTCCCAATAGATCTCGTCGCCATTCTCTCGCACTGCTTCTCGTAGGAGGACTGTGCGCGGTCGGTTGCGATCAGAGCGCCAATCGGATTGCTCAGCACGAACCGAACTTGCTTTACTCGCATTCTCTTGAGATTGCCGAGGATCTCCCGTTGGAGCAGCCAACCCGTGACGCGCAGGACTTGCTGATCGAGTGGTTTGGAACATTGAACGATCCCAAATTGCCACCGATTTTCGAATCGGACTACCCGGACCTAATTTCTCTTGAGAACCTCAAGATGGCGGCAGGTATGCCCCCCGCCTCGGCCGAGCCTGGCGCAACCGGACTGTATCGACAGCAATGTGCCTCGTGCCATGGCGAGAGCGGGCAAGGAAGAGGGCCAGTCGCCGCTAGTCAGAATCCCTACCCCCGTGAATTCCGACACGGCATTTTCAAATACAAGAGCACGTCACGCACCGGGAAACCTCTCAAGTCAGATTTGAAAGGAATTCTCTTGGAGGGGCTTGGGGATTCCCAAATGCCCAAGTTTACAAAGCTCTCGGATAAACAACTCGATGCACTGGTCGACTACGTTATCTTTTTGTCGATACGGGGCGAGTTCGAACGCAAGCTCCTTTATACGGCTGCCTACGATTTAGACTTGGAAGAAGGGCGACTCTACAACGCTTCGTTGAAGGTGGCCGGCGCAGAGTCCCCCAGCCCCGAGCTTAAGGAACAACTCGATCTGGCGGAAGAACTTCTAATCGATATTGCAGACTCTTGGGCCGAGGCGGAAGACAAAGTCGAAGAACCCGAGATGCCTGACTTCCCGCTCTTTGGAAGCGAAACCGACGAGAACAAGGCCCAGTTGGCAGAGTCCATCGAGAAGGGCAAAAAGCTTTTCGTTGGAAATGATGCCGCATGCGCGAAGTGCCATGGAGAGTCCGCAAAAGGGGACGGTCCACAGGCCCCCGATTACGACGACTGGACGAAAGACTGGACAGCAAAAATTGGGATCAAACCCACTGACACCGAAGAACTATTGCCCCTGCTCGCGCGAGGCGGATTGAAGCCCCAACCACTCAAGCCACGGAATATCGTCGCAGGTTACTTCCGAGGCGGACGCGAACCGATCGATCTCTATCGACGCATTCGCTATGGTATCCCCGGCGCGACAATGCCGGCGGCCGCGCTGTCGCAAGGTGAAGGTCTCCCAGGGCTCACGAACGACGACCTGTGGCACTTGGTCAATTACATTCTGAGCATCGCAGAAATCCCCGCCCCTGCCCCAGCGGAAGGTGCTGTCTCAGTAGCCCCTGAAGCACCTGCCACCACTGCGGCCAAGTAA
- a CDS encoding DUF1080 domain-containing protein, producing MQLSPRPITLRAKLAIAIAASAMTFVLDTETLFAQEAKVVRNQDSPAPAAPSGEGWTRLFDGKSIAGWTQKNGWATYRIEGDAVVGRTATGSPNSFLCTERVFGDFELRFEVKVDNGLNSGVQIRSKSLPEKDSGRVHGLQVEIESSPGEAGYLYGEATGRGWVSPTQPPHSELKNNEWNQYHVKAVGPRVQTWINGKLIEDLTDPISYAEGFIGLQVHGIGKDQGPFEVRWRNIEIKELSKK from the coding sequence ATGCAATTATCTCCCAGGCCAATAACGCTGCGAGCGAAGCTCGCGATTGCGATCGCCGCCTCTGCCATGACGTTCGTATTGGATACTGAAACGCTGTTCGCTCAAGAAGCAAAAGTCGTTCGAAATCAAGACTCCCCGGCCCCTGCGGCACCTAGTGGAGAGGGGTGGACACGATTGTTCGACGGAAAGAGCATCGCGGGTTGGACGCAAAAGAATGGTTGGGCAACGTACCGAATCGAAGGAGATGCTGTCGTTGGGAGAACGGCGACCGGCAGTCCCAATTCCTTTCTTTGTACGGAGAGAGTTTTTGGTGACTTCGAACTGCGGTTTGAAGTAAAGGTCGACAACGGACTCAATTCAGGCGTGCAGATTCGATCTAAGAGCTTGCCGGAAAAAGACAGCGGTCGCGTCCATGGTTTGCAGGTCGAGATTGAATCCAGCCCGGGAGAAGCCGGATACTTGTACGGCGAAGCGACGGGGCGTGGTTGGGTATCTCCTACACAACCTCCTCACAGCGAACTCAAAAACAACGAATGGAATCAATATCACGTGAAAGCGGTCGGTCCTCGCGTTCAAACTTGGATCAATGGCAAGTTGATTGAGGATTTAACGGATCCCATCTCCTACGCAGAAGGGTTCATCGGTCTTCAAGTGCATGGCATTGGAAAAGATCAAGGTCCATTTGAAGTCCGTTGGCGCAACATCGAAATCAAAGAGCTATCGAAAAAATAG
- the hemB gene encoding porphobilinogen synthase: protein MTDFLNSRCENRANSASYPRTRLRRNRRWPWLRDMVQETSLAPSHLIWPLFVIEGDNRREPVLSMPGVERMSIDLATAAAAKAAELGIGAVAIFPVTPSQLKSDSGQHAVDPNNLICQATRSIASAVGERIGIVCDVALDPYTTHGQDGIVRDGYVVNDETITVLCDQAVNQARAGATMIAPSDMMDGRIGAVRDALDANGYQHIPILSYAAKYASAYYGPFRDAVGSASNLGGADKKTYQMNPANSDEALREVELDIQEGADMIMVKPGMPYLDIVRRLHDRFPVPLAVYQVSGEYAMLKFAAQAGALDERKVVLESMIAFRRAGASAILTYFACDVATWLNDR, encoded by the coding sequence ATGACGGATTTTCTCAATAGCCGATGCGAGAATCGGGCGAATTCGGCTTCCTATCCGCGAACAAGGCTCAGGCGAAATCGCAGGTGGCCTTGGCTACGGGATATGGTGCAAGAGACGTCGTTGGCTCCGTCTCATTTGATTTGGCCTCTCTTTGTCATTGAAGGTGATAATCGCCGCGAACCAGTCCTTTCCATGCCCGGTGTCGAACGGATGAGTATCGACTTGGCCACCGCGGCTGCAGCCAAAGCCGCTGAACTTGGAATCGGCGCGGTCGCGATCTTTCCGGTCACGCCGAGCCAACTCAAGTCGGACTCGGGACAGCACGCAGTCGATCCCAATAATTTGATCTGCCAAGCCACCCGCAGTATCGCGTCCGCCGTTGGAGAACGGATTGGAATTGTTTGCGACGTTGCGCTCGATCCGTATACCACACATGGTCAAGACGGAATTGTCCGGGATGGATACGTCGTGAACGATGAAACCATCACGGTGCTTTGCGACCAAGCGGTGAATCAAGCCCGCGCGGGTGCAACCATGATTGCCCCTTCCGATATGATGGATGGTCGTATCGGGGCGGTCCGAGATGCACTCGACGCCAACGGGTATCAACACATTCCCATTCTGTCTTATGCCGCCAAGTACGCATCCGCTTACTACGGACCCTTTCGCGACGCAGTCGGTTCCGCGTCCAATCTAGGTGGTGCCGACAAGAAGACTTACCAAATGAACCCCGCCAACTCGGACGAAGCCTTGCGAGAAGTCGAGTTGGATATCCAAGAAGGGGCAGACATGATCATGGTCAAACCTGGCATGCCCTATTTGGATATCGTCCGGCGACTTCATGACCGCTTTCCAGTTCCCCTCGCGGTGTACCAAGTCTCCGGTGAATATGCGATGCTCAAGTTCGCGGCCCAAGCAGGTGCGCTCGACGAACGGAAAGTTGTCTTGGAAAGCATGATCGCGTTTCGTCGAGCCGGAGCTTCCGCCATCCTCACCTACTTCGCGTGCGATGTAGCGACTTGGTTGAACGACCGATAG
- a CDS encoding SCO family protein: MSRNAFRTMGILAGIALGTISAMAYRAYRIVNAPQLAQSQSDAELHAEEEEDPWEIRQAEKDPGRRKALSSLVQSAKEQPKWLTEFEYTDQNGNKVTSESLRGQPYVACFFFTTCPGSCPRQSSQMQLLHNKYKDKPIRFVSITVDPEIDTQEKLAEYATSYGADPKRWFLLYAPIEYTMRVGIEKFFLDGVEKRGHPDRFVLVNAEGDAVGSYVWLDIEERELLLKHIDEVLGASGN; the protein is encoded by the coding sequence TTGAGTCGCAATGCATTTCGCACGATGGGGATTCTCGCGGGAATCGCATTGGGAACGATATCGGCGATGGCCTACAGGGCTTATCGCATCGTGAACGCTCCCCAACTGGCGCAATCGCAATCCGATGCCGAGTTGCATGCTGAAGAGGAGGAAGACCCTTGGGAGATTCGCCAGGCCGAGAAAGACCCTGGCCGCCGCAAGGCTCTCTCCAGCTTGGTGCAGTCGGCCAAGGAGCAACCGAAGTGGCTCACCGAATTTGAATACACGGACCAAAACGGGAACAAAGTCACCAGTGAGTCCCTTCGAGGGCAGCCCTATGTCGCTTGCTTTTTCTTCACCACTTGCCCAGGTAGCTGCCCACGGCAATCTTCGCAAATGCAGTTGCTGCACAACAAGTACAAAGACAAGCCCATCCGCTTTGTGAGCATCACCGTCGATCCGGAGATCGACACGCAAGAGAAGCTGGCGGAATACGCAACGTCATATGGGGCCGATCCAAAACGCTGGTTCTTGTTGTATGCTCCGATCGAATACACCATGCGTGTGGGGATCGAGAAGTTCTTTTTAGACGGCGTGGAGAAGCGAGGACACCCCGATCGGTTTGTCCTGGTGAACGCGGAGGGAGATGCCGTCGGCTCCTATGTCTGGCTGGACATCGAAGAGCGAGAATTGCTGCTGAAGCACATCGACGAAGTGCTTGGGGCGAGCGGGAATTAA